The sequence CGGCGCGCATGCGCGTGTCGCCCGTGATCCGCTCGTAGGCGAGCAGGCCGCGCACGGCGTTGAGCGTCGAGTGGAACGAGGACCGCACGGAGTCGCCCTCCTCGGCCTCGCAGTTCCAGCCGCCGTCGGCCAGGCGATGCGCCGGGAACCACTCGACCAGTCTCGAGACGTCGGCGCCGAGCCACGCGCCGGAGGCGAGCGTGTAGGAGTTGATGCAGACGTCGACCTCGCCGCCCCAGTACGGGAGGTCGTCGTACTCCCACCGGCTGTGGCGGGCCAGTCGTTCGGCGGTGCCTTCGAGGGCGCCGGCGTCCAGCCCCCACTCCCGGAGGTCCTTCAGCACCCACGTGGTGGCCGTCCACGGCTGACCCGGCTCGTCGGCCTCGGGGCTGCCGAAGAACCCGGCGGGGAAGAACGCGCCGCCCGCCCACTGGCCGTCGTCGTCCTGCTCCGCCAGCAGGGCGGCACCGAATCCCTCGGTTGCGACGCGGGCACGGGTCGCCTGCCACGTCTGGGGCGGCGCCCCGAGGAGGTCGCGCTCGACCTGCCACCGCAGGGCGGGGTCGGAGTCGAGCAGCCAGTCGAGCAGACGCCGGTCCGTGGTCATGCGATGCACAGTAGCCGTCGGCCCCGACGCCCGCGCGCTCAGGCGCCGATGGTCTCGGCCGCCACCGCGTCGCCGACTTCGCCCGCCGCCCGCTCGCGCCGCGTCGCCACCACGAAGCGCCACAGGAAGAGGAACCCGGCCAGCGGCATCAGGATGTCGGTGTAGAGGATGCTGCCTGCGTTGCCCTGCGCCTCGTTGCCCGCCGTGATCAGCTGATGGATGTGCCCGCCCGCGGCGCCCCACAGGAACAGCGCGGGACCGACGAGTGCCGCGAGCTTCACCATCCACCCCTGCCGGCGCGGGAACGCCAGGAACCCCACAGCCGCGAACCCGAGGCTCGCGAAGGCCACCTCGAGCTGGAACGGACTCTGGTCCCACCCGATGATCTCGGCGGTGAAGTCGCCGAACACGCTGTGCATGACGAAGTTGTAGAGGTAGCTGACGCCCACCGACAGCAGCAGGAAGTGATCGAGGAGCCTTCCCCAGACGACGGATGCCGTGAGCCGGGCGCGGCGCCGTGCCCGCAGCATGCCGATCCCCGCCGTGATGAGCCCGAGCACGAAGAGGGTGACGGTGAAGTTCGAGAGGAGGAGGGTCGTGACGTCGGTGAGGGCTGCTTCCATGACATCTCCCAGGTCGGGCCGCGAATCGGCGGCGGTCGCGGTGATTGCACTGTAGCGGCGTGGGCGGCCCGACCGGTGGCCCGCCGCGCGGCGCGCCGGGTTAGGGCCGGGTCAGGGCCGAGGCGAGAGATCGGGCAGCGCCGATGTGCCGAACTCGTGGCGCAGCGCGCTCAGAGCGGCGAACCAGCCGACGAGCCCGTGGACGCCGGGGCCGGGGGCCGCGGAGGCCGAGGCCAGATAGAGCCCCGGCACGGGCGTGCGCCAGGGGTCGGGGCTGAGGACGGGGCGCCGCACCAGCTGACGCAGCATCGGCGCTCCCGCCGCGATGTCGCCTCCCGGGTAGTTCGGGTTGTGCCGCTCGACGTCGACCGCCGTACGCGAGCTCGTGGCGAGGATCGTGTCGCGGAATCCCGGGGCGAACCGCTCGATCTGCGCGATCACCGCCTCCTCGCGGTCGGCGGGACTCCCGGCGGGGACGTGCGTGTACGTCCACAGCGTGTGCCGGCCCTCGGGCGCGCGTCCGGGGTCGAACAGCGACTGCTGCCCCACGAGCACGTACGGGCGCTCGGGCAGCCGCCCGCGGTTCACCTCGTTCTCGGCCGCGGCCATCTCGGCGCGGGTGCCGCCGACGTGCACGGTGCCCGCCTGCCGCACCGCCGGATGCGTCCACGGCACCGGCTCGCTGAGCGCGAAGTCGACCTTGGCGACACCGCCGCCGTAGCGGAAGCCCTCGAGGGCCCGCCGGTAGGGCCACGGCATCCGTTCGCCTGCGAGGCGGAGGAGCGCACGCGGCGTGACGTCCAGGAGCGTGGCCCGCGCCGACGGCAGTTCGTCGAGCGACACGATGTCGCGCCCGAGCACGACCTCGCCGCCGTGCGCGCGCAGGTCGTCGACCATCGCGTCGACGATGGCCTGGCTGCCGCCGATCGGGATGGGCCAGCCCCGCGCGTGCGCGTAGGTCCCGAGCGAGAGCCCTGCCCCGGCCGCCGCGATGCTCGGCTGCGACAGGATCGTGTGCGCGGCGACCCCGGTGAGCAGGGCGGGAGCGGCGTCCTCGCGGAACCTCGCGTTCCACACCGCGCTCCCCTGCTCGAGCGCCCGCAGCCCGAACAGCGCCGCGGCGATCGGATCGCGCGGCAGGCGGAGCAGCGACGATCCGGTGAAGTCGGCGACGCCCGACGCCCGCTCGACGAGCGGGCGCATCAGCCGCTCGTACGCACGGCCGTCGACGCCGAGCCCATCGCGCGTGCGGGCGAGGTCGCGGTACGCGATGCCGGCGCGCCCGCCGTCCAGCGGCTGCGCGAACGACACCTCCGGGACGGCGAACTCGACGCGCGAGGGCAGGCCGAACTCTCGGAAGAACCGCGACTCGAAGGCGAGCGGATGCACCGCCGAGCACACGTCGTGCCGGAAGCCCGGCAGCGTCAGCTCCTTGGTGGCCGCACCGCCGCCCGCCTGGTCGGCGCGCTCGTACACGTGCACCCGCAGCCCGGCGCGCGCGAGCGTGACCGCCGCGGCGAGGCCGTTGGGTCCGGCGCCGACGACGACGGCGTCGAGCTCAGGGCGGGGTGTCGTCATGGCACCATCTCATCGGGCCCGGGCTCGTCCCCCGCGACCGGCTCGCCGCCCCGCGCCTGTTCGCCGCTCTGCGCCATCTCGCGCTGCGCCGTCGTGGCGCGGGACTGCGTGGCCGCCATTCCCTCGGCGAGATACGCCAGCCGGTGCAGCGTCTCGGCGTTGCGCCAGTGCAGCACCACGTCCATCAACGGGGCGGGCACGTAGGCCGCCGGCCCCGCCACCGCCTCCTCCTGCATGCGCACCACGCTGCCGTCCCCTCGCGCCTTCACATCGATCGTCACACGGGCCTCGCCCA comes from Microbacterium cremeum and encodes:
- a CDS encoding squalene cyclase: MTTDRRLLDWLLDSDPALRWQVERDLLGAPPQTWQATRARVATEGFGAALLAEQDDDGQWAGGAFFPAGFFGSPEADEPGQPWTATTWVLKDLREWGLDAGALEGTAERLARHSRWEYDDLPYWGGEVDVCINSYTLASGAWLGADVSRLVEWFPAHRLADGGWNCEAEEGDSVRSSFHSTLNAVRGLLAYERITGDTRMRAARHGGEEYLLSRRLMYRASTGEVVGDFVTRFVHPNRHRYSALAALDHFRDAALLEGTAPDPRLADAVDAVRAARQPDGTWLQTTPLRGRTWFGVDAGEGEPSRWLTLFGTRVLEWWDAAR
- a CDS encoding DUF6790 family protein, with the translated sequence MEAALTDVTTLLLSNFTVTLFVLGLITAGIGMLRARRRARLTASVVWGRLLDHFLLLSVGVSYLYNFVMHSVFGDFTAEIIGWDQSPFQLEVAFASLGFAAVGFLAFPRRQGWMVKLAALVGPALFLWGAAGGHIHQLITAGNEAQGNAGSILYTDILMPLAGFLFLWRFVVATRRERAAGEVGDAVAAETIGA
- a CDS encoding phytoene desaturase family protein; this translates as MTTPRPELDAVVVGAGPNGLAAAVTLARAGLRVHVYERADQAGGGAATKELTLPGFRHDVCSAVHPLAFESRFFREFGLPSRVEFAVPEVSFAQPLDGGRAGIAYRDLARTRDGLGVDGRAYERLMRPLVERASGVADFTGSSLLRLPRDPIAAALFGLRALEQGSAVWNARFREDAAPALLTGVAAHTILSQPSIAAAGAGLSLGTYAHARGWPIPIGGSQAIVDAMVDDLRAHGGEVVLGRDIVSLDELPSARATLLDVTPRALLRLAGERMPWPYRRALEGFRYGGGVAKVDFALSEPVPWTHPAVRQAGTVHVGGTRAEMAAAENEVNRGRLPERPYVLVGQQSLFDPGRAPEGRHTLWTYTHVPAGSPADREEAVIAQIERFAPGFRDTILATSSRTAVDVERHNPNYPGGDIAAGAPMLRQLVRRPVLSPDPWRTPVPGLYLASASAAPGPGVHGLVGWFAALSALRHEFGTSALPDLSPRP
- a CDS encoding SRPBCC family protein — encoded protein: MSRNVRVLKCAPEDVFRVLRDGWLYPSWVVGASRMREVDEAWPSAGARLHHSVGTWPALIDDSTAVEACDPPRRIVMKARGWPLGEARVTIDVKARGDGSVVRMQEEAVAGPAAYVPAPLMDVVLHWRNAETLHRLAYLAEGMAATQSRATTAQREMAQSGEQARGGEPVAGDEPGPDEMVP